The following coding sequences lie in one Desulfitibacter sp. BRH_c19 genomic window:
- a CDS encoding acetyl-coenzyme A synthetase: protein MFLEELLREERSFSPPSNFTQQANIKSNSIYKSASEDVTTYWGKEADKLYWFKKWDKVLEWEPPFAKWFLNGKINVAYNCLDRHAEGPRRNKPAIIWEGEPGDSVTLTYKELTREVKRFANVLKNQGIKKGDRITLYMPMIPELTIAMLACTRLGAVHSIVFGGFSSQALAERINDCQSKLVITADGGYRRGGVIPLKHSVNTALENTPTVESVIVVGRIGDNALAAMQDGRDYWWHELMENSSEDCPAEEMDSEDMLFILYTSGTTGKPKGIVHTTGGYLTGVASTHKMVFDLKEDDIYWCTADIGWITGHSYIVYGPLANGATTVMYEGAPDWPEKDRFWDIIEKYKITIFYTAPTAVRSFMKWGSKWPEKKNLSSLRLLGTVGEPINPEAWMWYHKHIGGEKCPIVDTWWQTETGMILIAPLPGITSTKPGSATVPLPGIDAQIVDAAGNPVPKGTGGFLILKSPWPAMLRNIYGDTDRYIFQYWSRFENTYFTGDGAKIDEDGYFWIMGRIDDVINVAGHRIGTMEVESALVDHPAVAEAAVIGKNHEIKGQAVVAFITLREGFEDSAELAKAVKQHVVEKIGALARPENIFFTELPKTRSGKIMRRLLRDIAENRSLGDTTTLADTNVIEQLKLLQAN, encoded by the coding sequence ATATTTTTGGAAGAGTTATTAAGAGAAGAGAGAAGTTTTTCGCCGCCTTCCAATTTTACACAGCAAGCAAATATTAAGAGTAATAGTATATATAAATCTGCATCAGAGGATGTCACGACTTATTGGGGAAAAGAAGCAGATAAACTATACTGGTTTAAGAAGTGGGATAAAGTTCTAGAGTGGGAACCACCCTTTGCAAAGTGGTTTCTGAATGGAAAAATCAATGTAGCTTACAATTGTTTAGATAGACATGCCGAAGGACCTCGCAGAAATAAACCTGCTATCATTTGGGAGGGAGAGCCTGGGGATTCTGTGACTCTAACATATAAGGAATTAACCAGAGAAGTCAAGCGTTTTGCAAATGTATTAAAGAATCAGGGAATTAAAAAGGGAGATAGGATTACTCTATATATGCCAATGATTCCAGAGTTGACTATTGCTATGCTTGCCTGTACCCGTCTCGGTGCGGTCCACAGTATTGTATTTGGTGGTTTTAGCTCACAAGCATTGGCAGAACGTATTAATGATTGCCAATCAAAGCTTGTTATAACCGCTGACGGTGGTTATAGACGAGGTGGGGTTATACCTCTAAAACATAGTGTAAATACAGCCTTAGAAAATACTCCCACTGTTGAGAGTGTTATTGTAGTTGGTCGTATTGGAGACAATGCTCTTGCAGCAATGCAGGATGGTAGAGATTATTGGTGGCACGAACTAATGGAAAATAGTTCTGAAGATTGCCCAGCTGAAGAAATGGATTCAGAAGATATGCTATTTATACTTTACACAAGCGGTACAACTGGCAAACCAAAAGGTATAGTACATACCACAGGTGGCTATTTAACAGGAGTTGCCTCAACACATAAGATGGTTTTTGATTTAAAAGAAGACGATATATATTGGTGTACTGCAGACATTGGCTGGATAACAGGCCATAGCTATATTGTGTATGGTCCTTTAGCCAATGGTGCTACAACGGTAATGTATGAAGGAGCACCAGATTGGCCAGAAAAGGATCGTTTCTGGGATATTATTGAGAAATATAAAATAACTATCTTCTATACCGCACCAACTGCAGTAAGGTCATTTATGAAGTGGGGTTCAAAGTGGCCCGAGAAGAAAAATTTATCAAGTCTAAGACTTTTAGGTACCGTTGGTGAACCTATAAATCCCGAGGCATGGATGTGGTATCACAAGCATATTGGCGGTGAAAAATGCCCTATTGTTGACACTTGGTGGCAAACTGAAACTGGCATGATTCTGATAGCTCCACTACCTGGCATTACTTCAACAAAGCCTGGATCAGCTACTGTACCTTTGCCTGGTATAGACGCCCAAATTGTCGATGCAGCTGGAAATCCAGTACCTAAAGGTACTGGAGGTTTTCTTATACTAAAATCACCATGGCCTGCAATGCTACGAAATATCTATGGGGATACAGATCGATATATCTTCCAGTATTGGAGTAGATTCGAAAATACCTACTTTACGGGAGATGGTGCAAAAATCGATGAAGACGGTTACTTCTGGATAATGGGCAGAATTGATGATGTAATAAATGTGGCTGGGCACCGAATAGGAACCATGGAAGTAGAAAGTGCTTTGGTTGATCACCCAGCTGTTGCTGAGGCAGCGGTAATCGGAAAGAACCATGAGATAAAAGGTCAAGCGGTTGTAGCATTTATCACACTTAGAGAAGGGTTTGAAGATAGTGCCGAGCTTGCAAAGGCAGTTAAGCAGCATGTGGTAGAAAAAATTGGTGCTTTGGCAAGACCGGAGAATATATTCTTTACAGAACTACCAAAAACACGCAGCGGTAAAATCATGAGACGTTTATTGAGAGATATTGCAGAAAATAGGTCCTTAGGAGATACAACTACACTTGCAGATACAAATGTTATTGAACAGCTTAAACTGTTGCAGGCAAATTAA
- a CDS encoding trimethylamine methyltransferase, with protein sequence MLEGGLTYDYAQIVMDCEMIKMIRKVIGGIEVNQETLAVDVISQVGPAGEFMSHAHTFRHYKAEQSQSKLIDRNMRSTWLANGGKDFTERAYEKARYILENHKPEALSEGVKSKIRDIIEEANGYYGLKDDVR encoded by the coding sequence ATGCTTGAAGGTGGACTGACATATGATTATGCTCAAATAGTCATGGATTGTGAAATGATTAAAATGATAAGAAAAGTAATAGGCGGAATTGAGGTTAATCAAGAAACATTGGCAGTGGATGTCATCAGTCAGGTAGGGCCCGCTGGTGAATTCATGAGTCATGCTCATACTTTCCGTCATTATAAGGCAGAACAATCTCAAAGTAAATTAATTGATCGAAATATGCGTAGTACATGGCTGGCTAATGGTGGAAAAGACTTTACTGAAAGAGCCTATGAAAAGGCTAGGTACATTCTTGAGAACCATAAGCCTGAGGCATTATCAGAAGGTGTGAAATCTAAAATACGTGATATTATTGAAGAGGCAAATGGGTATTATGGATTAAAAGATGATGTGCGCTAA